In the bacterium genome, one interval contains:
- a CDS encoding AAA family ATPase, translated as MRSTTAVGVRATRTEVTDNLDQLLAVLPPRVCDALRADPRAAEVIEVVCDLGRLPEARFADGVTPLAADVVTREDLDYVAARVGQFNADNRAGIERTLHRISALRNRMGDIVGVTCRVGRAVYGTIDVVRDVVEAGKSILLVGRPGVGKTTLLREAARVLADDLQRRVMIVDTSNEIGGDGDIAHPGIGRARRIQVPAPERQHAVMIEAVENHMPEVVVIDEIGTEAEALAARTIAERGVQLIATAHGNSLENLVANPTLADLVGGIQPVTLGDEEARRRRTQKTVLERKAPPTFDVVVEIRDRERFAVHVDVAMTVDRLLRHQVVEPEWRVRRPDGSVSVEAPAPSPAVPQPAHAVAPQGERPLRIFPYALRRERVERAVRALQVPAVVVDSPQQADVVLTLRAIVRKQPRRLRDGFAPGARVHAVASSSPGKIELALRELFDLDAPHPDQDEALREAEGAVIEVIAQRRPVELSPRPAYLRRLQHQLADAYGLDSQSVGREPSRHVLIRPAAD; from the coding sequence GTGCGATCCACCACGGCCGTTGGGGTTCGAGCAACGCGCACGGAAGTCACGGACAACCTCGACCAATTGCTCGCGGTGCTGCCGCCGCGGGTCTGCGATGCGCTGCGGGCCGACCCGCGTGCCGCCGAGGTGATCGAGGTCGTCTGCGACCTCGGCCGCCTGCCGGAAGCGCGCTTCGCCGACGGCGTCACGCCGCTCGCCGCGGACGTGGTGACGCGCGAGGACCTCGACTACGTCGCGGCGCGCGTCGGCCAGTTCAACGCCGACAACCGCGCCGGCATCGAGCGCACCCTGCACCGTATCTCGGCGTTGCGGAACCGCATGGGCGACATCGTCGGCGTCACCTGCCGCGTCGGCCGCGCGGTCTACGGCACGATCGACGTCGTGCGCGACGTCGTCGAGGCCGGGAAAAGCATCCTGCTCGTCGGCCGCCCGGGTGTCGGCAAGACCACCTTGCTGCGCGAGGCGGCGCGCGTGCTCGCCGACGACCTGCAGCGGCGGGTGATGATCGTCGACACCTCGAACGAGATCGGCGGCGACGGCGACATCGCGCACCCGGGCATCGGTCGCGCGCGCCGCATTCAGGTGCCGGCGCCGGAGCGCCAGCACGCGGTGATGATCGAGGCGGTCGAGAACCACATGCCCGAAGTGGTGGTGATCGACGAGATCGGCACCGAGGCGGAGGCGCTGGCGGCGCGCACCATCGCCGAGCGCGGCGTGCAACTGATCGCCACGGCGCACGGCAACTCGCTCGAGAATCTGGTCGCCAATCCGACGCTCGCCGATCTCGTCGGCGGCATCCAGCCGGTGACGCTCGGTGACGAGGAGGCGCGGCGGCGGCGGACGCAGAAGACGGTGCTCGAGCGCAAGGCGCCGCCGACCTTCGACGTCGTCGTCGAGATCCGCGACCGCGAACGCTTCGCGGTGCACGTCGACGTCGCGATGACCGTCGATCGCCTGCTGCGCCACCAGGTCGTCGAGCCGGAATGGCGCGTCCGCCGCCCCGACGGCAGCGTGTCGGTCGAGGCCCCGGCACCGTCCCCCGCCGTGCCGCAGCCGGCGCACGCCGTTGCGCCGCAAGGCGAACGGCCGCTGCGCATCTTCCCGTACGCGCTCCGGCGCGAGCGCGTCGAGCGCGCCGTGCGCGCCCTGCAGGTGCCGGCGGTGGTCGTCGACTCGCCGCAGCAGGCGGACGTCGTGCTGACCCTGCGCGCGATCGTTCGCAAGCAGCCGCGCCGCCTGCGCGACGGCTTCGCCCCCGGCGCGCGCGTGCACGCGGTGGCGTCGAGCAGCCCGGGCAAGATCGAGCTCGCCCTGCGCGAGCTGTTCGACCTCGACGCGCCGCATCCCGACCAGGACGAGGCGCTGCGCGAAGCGGAGGGCGCGGTGATCGAGGTGATCGCGCAGCGCCGCCCGGTGGAGCTGTCGCCGCGCCCCGCCTACCTGCGCCGGCTGCAGCATCAACTCGCCGACGCGTACGGTCTCGATTCGCAGAGCGTCGGCCGTGAGCCGTCGCGCCACGTGCTGATCCGACCGGCCGCGGACTGA
- a CDS encoding NUDIX hydrolase, whose amino-acid sequence MANPQHPDHFSRRTPDGDNRERLVCDTCGFVSYENPKVVVGSVCTWGDRILLCKRAIEPRRGFWTLPAGYLEAREATVDGAAREAWEEALARIEIDALLAVYNIPRVSQVQVIYRARLLSPDVAAGPESLEVGLFTWDEIPWGDLAFPTVRWALGHFREVQGQREFAARTNPPGEHGDH is encoded by the coding sequence ATGGCGAACCCCCAGCATCCCGACCATTTCTCCCGCCGCACGCCGGACGGCGACAACCGCGAGCGGCTGGTCTGCGACACCTGCGGGTTCGTCAGCTACGAGAATCCGAAGGTCGTGGTCGGCTCCGTGTGCACGTGGGGCGACCGCATCCTGCTCTGCAAGCGGGCGATCGAGCCGCGACGCGGGTTCTGGACCCTGCCGGCGGGGTATCTCGAGGCGCGGGAGGCGACCGTCGACGGCGCGGCGCGCGAGGCCTGGGAGGAAGCGCTGGCGCGCATCGAGATCGACGCCCTGCTCGCCGTCTACAACATCCCGCGCGTCAGCCAGGTGCAGGTGATCTACCGCGCCCGGCTGCTCAGTCCCGACGTCGCCGCCGGTCCGGAGAGCCTGGAGGTCGGGCTGTTCACCTGGGACGAGATCCCCTGGGGCGACCTCGCCTTTCCCACCGTGCGCTGGGCCCTCGGCCACTTCCGCGAGGTGCAGGGCCAGCGCGAGTTCGCGGCGCGGACGAATCCGCCCGGCGAGCACGGCGACCACTGA
- a CDS encoding CoA-binding protein: MNDDATAEAILRRFRRVAVVGISADPSRPSHEVATYLRHAGYQILPVNPALATWEGLVCAPDLAAVPPPLEVVDIFRRSEHAGAVVDQAIAAGARAVWMQIGVTDADAAARARAAGLLVVMDRCMLREHQRLLR; the protein is encoded by the coding sequence ATGAACGACGACGCGACCGCCGAGGCGATCCTGCGGCGCTTCCGCCGCGTCGCGGTGGTCGGCATCTCCGCCGACCCCAGCCGGCCCTCACACGAGGTCGCGACCTATCTGCGCCACGCCGGCTACCAGATCCTGCCGGTCAACCCGGCGCTCGCCACCTGGGAGGGACTCGTCTGCGCCCCGGACCTCGCCGCGGTGCCGCCGCCCCTCGAAGTGGTCGATATCTTCCGCCGCTCGGAACACGCCGGCGCGGTGGTCGACCAGGCCATCGCCGCCGGTGCCCGCGCCGTGTGGATGCAGATCGGCGTCACCGATGCCGACGCCGCCGCGCGCGCGCGCGCCGCCGGCCTGCTGGTGGTGATGGACCGCTGCATGCTGCGCGAGCACCAGCGACTGCTGCGCTAG
- a CDS encoding nuclear transport factor 2 family protein: MEPWELAAREAIRELVAAYAHAADSGRFDEVAGLFAADGVLETPDRVEHRGRDGIRAFLGGTGAALASVTAAPLIRHHVSNLRIAVSGADDATGAAYFFVVTERGPDHWGRYRDRYVRGAEGWRFAHRRVRLDGYAATSWVAERRR; the protein is encoded by the coding sequence ATGGAACCGTGGGAACTGGCGGCGCGCGAGGCGATCCGCGAGCTCGTCGCCGCCTACGCGCACGCGGCGGACTCGGGGCGCTTCGACGAGGTCGCCGGACTCTTCGCCGCCGACGGCGTGCTCGAGACGCCGGACCGTGTCGAGCATCGCGGCCGCGACGGCATCCGCGCCTTTCTCGGCGGCACCGGCGCGGCCCTCGCCAGCGTCACCGCGGCGCCGCTCATCCGCCACCACGTCAGCAACCTGCGCATCGCGGTCAGCGGCGCCGACGACGCGACCGGCGCCGCCTACTTCTTCGTCGTCACCGAGCGCGGCCCCGACCACTGGGGCCGCTACCGCGATCGCTACGTCCGCGGCGCCGAGGGGTGGCGCTTCGCCCACCGCCGGGTGCGCCTCGACGGCTACGCCGCCACGAGCTGGGTCGCCGAGCGGCGCCGCTGA
- the purM gene encoding phosphoribosylformylglycinamidine cyclo-ligase — MALSYEAVGVDTEGVDSGLRRLAEWINATFAFNPARPMLPLGYYANVLPVGAELAVAISTDGVGTKLLIAQRLGRYDTVGIDCVAMNANDVICVGARPLSLVDYIAVHHVDGDALAAIAKGLHDGARLADLNIPGGEIAQLREMVHESEGYPFELVGTCIGTLHPQRLLIGAAVDAGDVVVGIASSGLHSNGYTLARHALLERAGLRLEGRIAELGRTLGEELLEPTTMYVRPAMAMLDAGLPVKALLHITGDGLLNLSRIAAPMGFVIDRPLPPPPIFALIQRAADVSEAEMYRTFNMGTGLGVVVPPAAAERAIGIAAEHGQRAQVIGYATPDAERRIWLPAAGLVGAGKRFLPLDGPPPAA; from the coding sequence ATGGCGCTGTCCTACGAAGCGGTGGGGGTCGATACCGAGGGCGTGGACAGCGGATTGCGCCGCCTGGCGGAGTGGATCAACGCCACCTTCGCCTTCAATCCGGCGCGGCCGATGCTGCCGCTCGGATACTACGCCAACGTGCTCCCGGTCGGCGCAGAGCTGGCGGTGGCGATCTCCACCGACGGCGTCGGCACCAAGCTGCTGATCGCCCAGCGGCTGGGGCGTTACGACACCGTCGGCATCGACTGCGTGGCGATGAACGCCAACGACGTGATCTGCGTCGGCGCCCGACCGCTGTCGCTGGTCGACTACATCGCCGTCCATCACGTCGACGGCGACGCGCTGGCCGCCATCGCCAAAGGGCTGCACGACGGCGCCCGCCTCGCCGACCTCAACATCCCCGGCGGCGAGATCGCCCAACTGCGCGAGATGGTGCACGAGAGCGAGGGGTATCCGTTCGAGCTGGTCGGCACCTGCATCGGCACGCTGCACCCGCAGCGCCTGCTGATCGGGGCCGCGGTCGACGCCGGCGACGTCGTCGTCGGCATCGCCAGCAGCGGCCTGCACAGCAACGGCTACACGCTCGCCCGCCACGCGCTGCTCGAACGCGCCGGTCTGCGCCTCGAGGGCCGGATCGCCGAGCTCGGGCGCACCCTCGGCGAGGAGCTGCTCGAGCCGACCACCATGTACGTGCGACCGGCGATGGCGATGCTCGACGCCGGACTGCCGGTGAAAGCGCTGCTCCACATCACCGGCGACGGACTGCTCAACCTGTCGCGCATCGCCGCGCCCATGGGGTTCGTCATCGACCGCCCCCTGCCGCCGCCGCCGATCTTCGCGCTCATCCAGCGCGCCGCCGACGTGAGCGAGGCCGAGATGTACCGGACCTTCAACATGGGCACCGGGCTCGGCGTCGTCGTGCCGCCCGCCGCCGCCGAGCGGGCGATCGGCATCGCCGCCGAGCACGGGCAGCGCGCCCAGGTCATCGGCTACGCGACCCCCGACGCCGAGCGGCGCATCTGGCTGCCGGCCGCCGGGTTGGTCGGCGCCGGCAAGCGGTTCCTTCCCCTGGACGGGCCGCCACCGGCGGCCTGA